One genomic region from Gemmatimonadota bacterium encodes:
- a CDS encoding prepilin peptidase has protein sequence MIAPAVDTLLAGVFGLLLGSFLNVCTFRWPQEESVVSPRSRCGSCGATIAWYDNVPVLSWIFLRGRCRQCRTSVSVQYPLVEVATGLIWAGSVHALGSEWEALRGAILLTILLGIALTDARFYIIPDEFSIGGTVLGLLLAFLPGGIGWQAALIGAAVGFGLLWLVAVLGKAAFKKDAMGGGDIKMMAMIGAFLGTGGVLLTLFLGSLLGSVIFGPIALKTEKLVPFGIFLALGAAVTWVWGDPLLHWYTVTILGG, from the coding sequence GTGATCGCTCCCGCGGTGGACACCCTCCTGGCCGGTGTGTTCGGGTTGCTGCTCGGGTCGTTCCTGAACGTCTGCACGTTCCGGTGGCCCCAGGAGGAGTCGGTCGTCTCGCCCCGCTCCCGCTGCGGATCGTGTGGAGCGACCATCGCCTGGTACGACAACGTGCCCGTCCTGTCCTGGATCTTCCTGCGCGGCCGCTGTCGGCAGTGCCGGACCTCCGTCTCCGTCCAGTATCCACTCGTGGAGGTGGCGACGGGCCTGATCTGGGCCGGCAGCGTCCACGCGCTGGGGAGCGAGTGGGAAGCCCTGCGCGGCGCGATCCTGCTGACGATCCTGCTGGGGATCGCGCTCACCGATGCACGCTTCTACATCATCCCCGACGAGTTCTCCATCGGAGGCACCGTGCTGGGCCTGCTGCTCGCCTTCCTGCCCGGCGGGATCGGGTGGCAGGCCGCGCTGATCGGGGCGGCGGTCGGCTTCGGACTGCTGTGGCTGGTGGCGGTGCTGGGCAAGGCCGCCTTCAAGAAGGACGCGATGGGAGGCGGCGACATCAAGATGATGGCGATGATCGGCGCCTTCCTCGGGACCGGCGGTGTGCTGCTCACCCTGTTCCTGGGCTCGTTGCTGGGCTCGGTGATCTTCGGGCCCATCGCGCTGAAGACCGAGAAGCTCGTGCCTTTCGGGATCTTCCTCGCGCTCGGGGCCGCGGTCACCTGGGTCTGGGGGGACCCGCTGCTCCACTGGTACACGGTCACGATCCTGGGGGGGTGA
- a CDS encoding gamma carbonic anhydrase family protein — MALVFPFRGKAPRIAPDVFLAPTAVVIGDVVLGPGSSVWFGAVLRGDHPQHPIVVGARVSVQDQVVLHVGDPGPTLIEDDVTLGHGALLESCRVGAGSLVGMNAVLLQGATIGRECMVAAGAVVKENARFPDRSVVAGVPAALKKTLDGAAATWVGRSAQHYVELSRLYLAEGLGAAPEGDAQTCERCGFSMYDRHCKVVCPNCGYLRDCSDP; from the coding sequence GTGGCACTCGTCTTCCCCTTCCGCGGAAAGGCACCGCGGATCGCGCCGGACGTCTTCCTCGCGCCCACCGCCGTGGTGATCGGGGACGTGGTGCTGGGGCCCGGATCCTCGGTCTGGTTCGGCGCCGTGCTGCGTGGGGACCATCCGCAGCACCCCATCGTGGTGGGGGCTCGGGTCAGCGTGCAGGACCAGGTGGTCCTCCATGTCGGCGATCCCGGCCCCACACTCATCGAGGACGACGTCACGCTGGGGCACGGCGCCCTGCTGGAGAGCTGCCGCGTGGGCGCGGGTTCACTCGTGGGGATGAACGCGGTCCTGTTGCAGGGCGCCACGATCGGACGGGAGTGCATGGTGGCCGCCGGCGCCGTGGTGAAGGAGAACGCGCGCTTCCCCGATCGCAGCGTGGTCGCGGGTGTGCCGGCGGCGCTCAAGAAGACGCTGGACGGCGCCGCGGCGACCTGGGTGGGACGATCCGCCCAGCACTACGTGGAGCTGTCGCGTCTCTACCTGGCCGAAGGGCTGGGCGCCGCCCCCGAAGGCGACGCGCAGACCTGCGAGCGCTGCGGGTTCAGCATGTACGACCGCCACTGCAAGGTGGTGTGCCCCAATTGCGGGTATCTGCGGGACTGTTCGGATCCCTGA
- a CDS encoding hemolysin family protein, whose protein sequence is MTTVWLAVLIALLVLSALLSAAEAACGAVSTSNLRAMQEEGFGGASQLVELRLQAPRAATSVLLVNLLLDTGAVGLVVVWASVRWGAGAGLAALGSAALVTFLVAEVIPRLLGARRPVRLALWSAPLLLILVRVLRPALAPLVGLETLLERQDSQDGSTREHRELREITEIGREAGVVGEEENDLVERAFRLDERTAWDVMTPRVEIFAWSDALTLAEIVPELGQVPYSRVPVYHDSIDEITGIMYVREAYRAFAAGRGDLPLARLAREPLFVPGSLPLTQLLRYFQARRIHMGIVADEFGGTDGLVTMEDVLEELVGDIRDETDLEEPSVHRLSRSEVIAEGGAELREINYAINISLPHLEHRSLNGWVLEELGHVPAPGEHVEHTDAVVEILEASETQVLRARVRRRAPGQGTEAG, encoded by the coding sequence ATGACCACGGTCTGGCTCGCCGTCCTCATCGCCCTGCTGGTCCTCTCCGCCCTGCTGTCGGCGGCCGAGGCGGCCTGCGGCGCCGTCTCGACCTCCAACCTGCGGGCCATGCAGGAGGAGGGCTTCGGCGGCGCGTCCCAGCTGGTGGAGCTGCGCCTGCAGGCCCCCCGGGCCGCGACCAGCGTGCTGCTGGTCAACCTGCTGCTGGACACCGGCGCGGTGGGCCTCGTGGTGGTCTGGGCCTCCGTGCGCTGGGGCGCGGGCGCCGGCCTGGCCGCGCTGGGCAGCGCCGCGCTGGTCACCTTCCTCGTGGCCGAGGTGATCCCGCGGCTCCTGGGCGCGCGGCGGCCGGTCCGTCTGGCCCTGTGGAGCGCGCCGCTGCTGTTGATCCTGGTCCGGGTCCTGCGCCCCGCGCTGGCCCCCCTCGTGGGGCTGGAGACGCTGCTCGAGCGCCAGGACTCGCAGGACGGCTCCACCCGCGAGCACCGGGAGCTGCGCGAGATCACGGAGATCGGGCGGGAAGCGGGCGTGGTCGGCGAAGAGGAGAACGACCTGGTCGAACGCGCCTTCCGCCTGGACGAGCGCACGGCCTGGGACGTCATGACGCCGCGCGTGGAGATCTTCGCGTGGAGCGATGCCCTCACGCTGGCCGAGATCGTCCCGGAGCTGGGGCAGGTGCCCTACTCCCGCGTTCCGGTCTACCACGACTCCATCGACGAGATCACCGGCATCATGTACGTGCGGGAGGCCTACCGGGCCTTCGCCGCCGGACGGGGTGACCTGCCGCTGGCCCGGCTGGCTCGCGAGCCCCTTTTCGTGCCCGGTTCGCTCCCACTCACGCAGCTGCTCCGCTACTTCCAGGCGCGTCGCATCCACATGGGGATCGTGGCCGACGAGTTCGGCGGCACCGACGGGCTCGTCACCATGGAGGACGTGCTGGAGGAGCTCGTGGGCGACATCCGCGACGAGACGGACCTGGAGGAGCCCTCCGTGCATCGCCTGTCGCGCTCCGAGGTGATCGCCGAAGGCGGCGCCGAGCTGCGCGAGATCAACTACGCGATCAACATCTCGCTGCCCCATCTCGAGCACCGCTCGCTCAACGGCTGGGTCCTGGAGGAGCTGGGCCACGTACCGGCCCCGGGCGAGCACGTCGAGCATACCGACGCCGTCGTGGAGATCCTGGAGGCGTCGGAGACCCAGGTGCTGCGGGCGCGGGTGCGTCGCAGAGCCCCCGGTCAGGGAACCGAGGCGGGCTGA
- a CDS encoding MoxR family ATPase: MTQGQTVSGDRDAALLERVAQVSETLRREVERRIVGQHQVVEGILTALLSNGHALLVGVPGLAKTLLVQSVAEVLDLEFSRIQFTPDLMPTDITGTEVIEEDRTTGKRVFRFVKGPIFANVVLADEINRTPPKTQAALLQAMQERAVTAAGQTYGLEAPFFVLATQNPIEQEGTYPLPEAQLDRFMLELSIGYPTRQEEEEIAMRTTGDGVTQLRPVVAGAELIELQHLVRRIPAPPSLVSFAVRLARSTRPEDELAPPLIRKYASWGAGPRASQFLVLGAKARAAARGSALPTVDDVRSVAPGVLAHRLVLNFEAEADARTTRDVVAELVQTSASWT, encoded by the coding sequence GTGACACAGGGACAGACGGTTTCCGGGGACCGCGACGCGGCCCTCCTCGAGCGGGTCGCGCAGGTATCGGAGACCCTCCGCCGTGAGGTGGAGCGTCGCATCGTGGGCCAACACCAGGTGGTGGAGGGCATCCTCACGGCCCTGCTCTCCAATGGCCACGCCCTCCTGGTGGGGGTACCCGGCCTGGCCAAGACCCTCCTGGTCCAGTCGGTGGCCGAGGTGCTCGACCTCGAGTTCAGCCGGATCCAGTTCACGCCCGACCTGATGCCGACCGACATCACGGGGACGGAGGTGATCGAGGAGGACCGCACCACCGGCAAGCGGGTCTTCCGGTTCGTGAAGGGCCCGATCTTCGCCAACGTGGTGCTGGCGGACGAGATCAACCGCACCCCGCCCAAGACCCAGGCCGCCCTCCTCCAGGCCATGCAGGAGCGGGCGGTCACGGCCGCCGGCCAGACCTATGGGCTGGAGGCGCCCTTCTTCGTCCTCGCCACGCAGAACCCCATCGAGCAGGAAGGGACCTACCCCCTGCCGGAGGCGCAGCTCGACCGGTTCATGCTCGAGCTGTCGATCGGGTATCCGACGCGGCAGGAGGAGGAGGAGATCGCCATGCGCACGACGGGCGACGGCGTGACGCAGCTGCGACCGGTCGTGGCGGGTGCCGAGCTGATCGAGCTGCAGCACCTGGTGCGCCGGATCCCGGCGCCGCCGTCGCTGGTGTCGTTCGCGGTGCGGCTGGCGCGCTCCACCCGTCCCGAGGACGAGCTGGCGCCCCCGCTCATCCGCAAATACGCGTCCTGGGGGGCCGGACCGCGCGCCTCCCAGTTCCTGGTGCTCGGCGCCAAGGCCCGCGCCGCCGCCCGGGGCAGCGCCCTGCCCACCGTGGACGACGTCCGGTCGGTGGCGCCCGGCGTGCTGGCCCACCGCCTGGTCCTCAACTTCGAGGCGGAGGCGGATGCGCGCACCACGCGCGACGTGGTGGCCGAGCTGGTCCAGACCAGCGCCTCATGGACGTAG
- a CDS encoding AtpZ/AtpI family protein gives MASNGPDPGDEPGSVWREQGRYLGFGLTWALSTLLFFLLGLWLDGKLGTTPWLSIGGAFFGGGTGFYNLYLHVIVEPREKREDRERT, from the coding sequence ATGGCCTCGAACGGTCCTGACCCCGGCGACGAGCCGGGATCGGTGTGGAGGGAGCAGGGGCGCTACCTGGGCTTCGGTCTGACGTGGGCCCTGTCGACCCTTCTCTTCTTCCTCCTCGGCCTGTGGCTGGACGGGAAGCTGGGAACGACCCCGTGGCTTTCGATCGGCGGAGCGTTCTTCGGCGGCGGAACGGGATTCTACAACCTGTATCTCCACGTGATCGTGGAGCCCCGCGAGAAGCGAGAGGACCGAGAGCGGACGTGA
- the atpB gene encoding F0F1 ATP synthase subunit A — MLGLSFLQEHGAQAAEHATEAGGHGEGAFDLGEMLSHHLLNAPEYELPFIGAIHFPHFEPIHLGPIVLDLSPSKHLVLMLLAAVLTGLAMLVVAGAVRRKYVNDAPSGFANAVEAMVVFFRDEVCKANIGHGYQKFVPFVLTLFFFILTMNLLGLVPWGGTATGNLSVTAALALITFLVVEIAGFIKLGPKGYAKTIFFIPEGTEGFWKVIMLFVMTPVELLGKFTKPFALAIRLFANMTAGHMLIFSLLGLIFTFQSYVIARWFVAGASFTMVSAIMLLELLVAVIQAYIFAMLSAVFIGLMQHEH, encoded by the coding sequence ATGCTGGGATTGTCCTTCCTCCAGGAACACGGGGCCCAAGCGGCCGAGCACGCGACCGAGGCCGGAGGCCACGGCGAGGGTGCGTTCGACCTGGGCGAGATGCTCTCGCACCACCTCCTGAACGCGCCCGAATACGAGCTGCCGTTCATCGGGGCCATCCATTTCCCGCACTTCGAGCCCATCCATCTGGGCCCGATCGTGCTGGACCTGTCGCCGAGCAAGCACCTCGTGCTGATGTTGCTCGCCGCGGTCCTGACCGGCCTCGCCATGTTGGTGGTGGCGGGCGCGGTGCGTCGCAAGTACGTCAACGACGCGCCCAGCGGCTTCGCCAACGCGGTCGAAGCGATGGTCGTCTTCTTCCGGGACGAGGTCTGCAAGGCCAACATCGGCCACGGGTACCAGAAGTTCGTCCCGTTCGTGCTGACCTTGTTCTTCTTCATCCTCACCATGAACCTGCTCGGCCTGGTCCCCTGGGGGGGCACGGCCACGGGCAACCTGTCGGTCACGGCCGCGCTGGCCCTGATCACCTTCCTGGTGGTCGAGATCGCCGGGTTCATCAAGCTCGGCCCCAAGGGATACGCGAAGACCATCTTCTTCATCCCCGAGGGCACCGAGGGCTTCTGGAAGGTCATCATGCTGTTCGTGATGACCCCGGTCGAGTTGCTGGGGAAGTTCACCAAGCCGTTCGCTCTGGCCATCCGTCTCTTCGCCAACATGACGGCCGGCCACATGCTGATCTTCTCCCTGCTCGGTCTGATCTTCACCTTCCAGAGCTACGTCATCGCCCGATGGTTCGTGGCGGGCGCGTCGTTCACGATGGTGAGCGCCATCATGCTGCTCGAGCTGCTGGTGGCGGTGATCCAGGCGTACATCTTCGCCATGCTTTCGGCCGTCTTCATCGGCCTCATGCAGCACGAGCATTGA
- a CDS encoding ATP synthase F0 subunit C encodes MLTAVQEGAANLDPITAKNYLALLGAGIGAGLAVIGAGLGIGRIGDAAAQGIARQPEAANDIRGLAILLAAFIEGAALFAIVVAALFKFIA; translated from the coding sequence ATGCTGACCGCGGTTCAGGAGGGCGCCGCGAACCTCGATCCCATCACGGCCAAGAACTACCTGGCCCTGCTGGGCGCCGGCATCGGCGCGGGTCTCGCGGTGATCGGGGCCGGCCTCGGCATCGGCCGGATCGGCGACGCGGCCGCGCAGGGCATCGCGCGCCAGCCGGAGGCCGCCAACGACATCCGCGGTCTCGCGATCCTGCTCGCGGCCTTCATCGAAGGCGCGGCGCTCTTCGCGATCGTGGTGGCGGCGCTCTTCAAGTTCATCGCCTAG
- the atpF gene encoding F0F1 ATP synthase subunit B has product MKNVMRSTGAALLVLSSPAALAAQEGGGWDRLFAVDWGLSFWTVLTFGALLFVLTRFAWKPLLGALDAREASIRATIEDARRLKEEGEALAAENRQQLAEARRNAQQIIAESREAADRVRKEIEEQARAEGQALLERARREIERERDSAIEALRKESVELALSAASRLIQRNLDSESDRALVMDYLNQLEKRQGAQA; this is encoded by the coding sequence ATGAAGAACGTCATGAGAAGCACGGGCGCGGCCCTGCTGGTCCTGTCCTCGCCAGCCGCCCTGGCGGCCCAGGAGGGGGGCGGTTGGGATCGTCTGTTCGCCGTGGACTGGGGTCTGTCCTTCTGGACCGTCCTCACGTTCGGGGCCCTGCTGTTCGTCCTCACCCGCTTCGCGTGGAAGCCCCTGCTGGGCGCGCTCGACGCGCGCGAGGCGAGCATCCGCGCCACCATCGAGGATGCGCGCCGACTGAAGGAGGAGGGTGAGGCCCTGGCCGCCGAGAACCGGCAGCAGCTGGCCGAAGCCCGCCGCAACGCGCAGCAGATCATCGCGGAGAGCCGCGAGGCCGCCGACCGCGTCCGCAAGGAGATCGAGGAGCAGGCCCGGGCCGAAGGCCAGGCGCTCCTGGAGCGGGCCCGGCGTGAGATCGAGCGCGAGCGTGACTCCGCGATCGAGGCCCTGCGCAAGGAGTCCGTGGAGCTGGCGCTGTCGGCCGCCTCGCGACTCATCCAGCGCAACCTCGACTCCGAGTCCGACCGGGCTCTGGTGATGGACTACCTGAACCAGCTCGAGAAGCGGCAGGGAGCCCAGGCGTGA
- the atpH gene encoding ATP synthase F1 subunit delta — protein MRDESVARNYAEALLELADRHEGIEVYGAWMDTVAEMIAQNPKLAAFLGTPRIDASAKKQVLKDALGSEAPRPFVNFLLITIDKRRQRLLRLINEQYQPLLDQRLGRERVEVTVARPLDDAGRAELTRHLTGLLGHQAIPQIRVRPEILGGVVVKSGDRIFDGSVRHRMDRLRRRMLQTELTGAGDRTGDAR, from the coding sequence GTGAGGGACGAATCCGTCGCCCGCAACTACGCAGAGGCGCTGCTGGAGCTGGCGGACCGCCACGAGGGCATCGAGGTCTACGGTGCCTGGATGGATACCGTGGCGGAGATGATCGCCCAGAACCCGAAGCTGGCGGCGTTCCTGGGCACACCGCGCATCGACGCTTCGGCCAAGAAGCAGGTGCTCAAGGACGCGCTGGGCAGCGAGGCCCCGCGACCGTTCGTGAACTTCCTGCTGATCACCATCGACAAGCGCCGTCAGCGATTGCTGCGGTTGATCAACGAACAGTATCAGCCCCTGCTGGATCAGCGACTCGGGCGCGAGCGCGTCGAGGTCACGGTGGCGCGTCCGCTGGACGACGCCGGCCGCGCCGAGCTGACGCGACACCTGACCGGGCTCCTGGGACATCAGGCCATTCCGCAGATCCGGGTGCGACCCGAGATCCTGGGCGGCGTGGTCGTCAAGAGTGGGGACCGGATCTTCGACGGATCGGTACGTCACCGCATGGACCGGTTGCGGCGCCGCATGCTCCAGACGGAGCTGACGGGCGCGGGCGACCGGACCGGCGACGCGAGATAG
- the atpA gene encoding F0F1 ATP synthase subunit alpha, whose protein sequence is MATADSMLRASEIKGVLLKEIERYDEQLQAEEIGEVLEVKDGIARVYGLTKAMTSEMLEIVSSESGESVTALALNLEEDNIGAVILGEWTGLREGDQVRRTGRVLDIPVGQGYVGRVVDPLGDPVDGKGAITADARRPMDIVAPGIVKRQPVKEPLQTGLKAIDSMIPIGRGQRELIIGDRGTGKTAIAIDTIINQKTTGVICIYCAIGQRAGKVANVVETLREQGAMDYTIVVTASASDPAPMQYIAPYAATALAEHFMWQGKHTLVIYDDLSKQAQAYRQLSLVLRRPPGREAYPGDVFYLHSRLLERAAKLSAEQGGGSLTALPIIETQGGDVSAYIPTNVISITDGQIFLEPDLFYSGVRPAVNVGISVSRVGGNAQIKAMKKVAGRLRLDLAQYRAMEAFAQFGSDLDAATQRQLARGQRTIEVLKQPQYQPMPVENQVAIIYAVTNGYLDSVPVEDVRAWETGFHDYLAAHEPQLLSGIRDSGQLDEALEKQLVTAIGAYHATFTARAG, encoded by the coding sequence ATGGCAACCGCGGATTCGATGCTGCGGGCGAGCGAGATCAAGGGCGTTCTGCTCAAGGAGATCGAGCGCTACGACGAGCAGCTCCAGGCCGAGGAGATCGGCGAGGTGCTCGAGGTGAAGGACGGAATCGCCCGCGTGTACGGCCTCACCAAGGCCATGACCAGCGAGATGCTCGAGATCGTCTCCTCCGAGAGCGGCGAGTCCGTCACGGCGCTGGCGCTCAACCTCGAAGAGGACAACATCGGCGCCGTGATCCTCGGCGAGTGGACCGGCCTGCGCGAAGGCGACCAGGTCCGCCGGACGGGCCGCGTGCTGGACATCCCGGTGGGTCAGGGATATGTCGGCCGCGTCGTCGACCCGCTCGGTGATCCCGTCGACGGCAAGGGGGCCATCACCGCCGACGCGCGGCGCCCCATGGACATCGTGGCGCCCGGCATCGTCAAGCGGCAGCCCGTGAAGGAGCCGCTGCAGACCGGGCTCAAGGCCATCGACTCCATGATCCCGATCGGCCGAGGTCAGCGTGAGCTGATCATCGGCGACCGCGGGACGGGCAAGACGGCGATCGCCATCGATACGATCATCAACCAGAAGACCACGGGCGTCATCTGCATCTACTGCGCGATCGGGCAGCGCGCGGGCAAGGTGGCCAACGTGGTCGAGACGCTGCGCGAGCAGGGGGCGATGGACTACACCATCGTCGTCACCGCCAGCGCCTCCGACCCGGCGCCCATGCAGTACATCGCGCCCTACGCCGCGACCGCCCTGGCCGAGCATTTCATGTGGCAGGGCAAGCACACCCTGGTCATCTACGACGACCTCTCCAAGCAGGCGCAGGCCTACCGGCAGCTCTCACTGGTGCTGCGCCGGCCTCCGGGCCGCGAGGCGTACCCCGGCGACGTCTTCTACCTCCACAGCCGCCTGCTCGAGCGCGCCGCCAAGCTGTCGGCGGAGCAGGGCGGGGGGTCGCTGACGGCGCTGCCGATCATCGAGACCCAGGGCGGTGACGTGTCGGCCTACATCCCGACCAACGTCATCTCCATCACCGACGGGCAGATCTTCCTGGAGCCCGACCTGTTCTACTCGGGTGTGCGACCCGCGGTGAACGTCGGGATCTCCGTGTCCCGCGTCGGCGGAAACGCGCAGATCAAGGCCATGAAGAAGGTGGCCGGTCGTCTCCGTCTCGACCTGGCCCAGTACCGGGCCATGGAGGCGTTCGCGCAGTTCGGCTCCGACCTGGACGCGGCCACCCAGCGGCAGCTGGCGCGGGGACAGCGCACCATCGAGGTCCTCAAGCAGCCGCAGTACCAGCCGATGCCGGTGGAGAACCAGGTCGCCATCATCTACGCGGTGACCAACGGATACCTGGACTCCGTGCCGGTCGAGGACGTGCGTGCCTGGGAGACCGGGTTCCATGACTACCTGGCGGCGCACGAGCCCCAGCTCCTCTCGGGGATCCGGGACTCGGGGCAGCTGGACGAGGCCCTGGAGAAGCAGCTGGTGACGGCCATCGGGGCCTACCACGCGACCTTCACCGCGCGGGCCGGCTGA
- the atpG gene encoding ATP synthase F1 subunit gamma: MAKAREIKRRIRSVDNTRKITRTMEMVATSKLKRATDRVQAARPYAEAIGDVVRSLYSPALGREYPLLRQPEAVRKVAVLLLTANRGFAGAFNANLIREGARLLAELRAQGLEVELHIVGKKGASYFRFRGESIASTDLSVTDRPSPEDAERLIAPLRDRFAAGELDAVYVIASEFRSAMSAPPASRLLLPVQAGEGSSTSADSFILSPSAGAILEGLLPAYVRNTVYRALVENAAAEQGARRTAMKNATDNAGDMLESLTRTYNRARQAQITQEIAEIVGGAAALE; this comes from the coding sequence GTGGCCAAGGCACGCGAGATCAAGCGACGGATCCGGTCCGTCGACAACACGCGGAAGATCACCCGCACCATGGAGATGGTTGCCACCTCCAAGCTGAAGCGGGCGACCGACCGGGTGCAGGCGGCGCGGCCGTACGCCGAGGCCATCGGCGACGTCGTGCGCAGCCTCTACTCTCCGGCGCTGGGGCGGGAGTACCCGCTCCTGCGGCAGCCGGAGGCCGTGCGCAAGGTGGCGGTGCTGCTGCTCACCGCGAATCGCGGATTCGCGGGCGCCTTCAATGCCAACCTGATCCGCGAGGGGGCACGCCTCCTCGCGGAGCTGCGGGCCCAGGGGTTGGAGGTGGAGCTGCATATCGTGGGGAAGAAGGGCGCGAGCTACTTCCGCTTCCGCGGGGAGAGCATCGCCTCCACGGACCTCTCCGTCACCGACCGGCCCTCGCCGGAGGACGCGGAGCGGCTCATCGCTCCGCTGCGCGATCGTTTTGCGGCCGGTGAGCTCGACGCGGTGTACGTGATCGCGTCGGAGTTCCGGTCGGCCATGTCCGCCCCACCCGCATCCCGGCTGCTCCTGCCGGTGCAGGCGGGCGAAGGAAGCTCCACGTCCGCGGACTCGTTCATCCTGTCGCCGTCCGCGGGCGCGATCCTCGAAGGGCTGCTTCCCGCGTACGTACGCAACACCGTCTATCGCGCGCTCGTCGAGAACGCCGCTGCGGAGCAGGGCGCGCGGCGTACCGCGATGAAGAACGCGACAGACAACGCGGGCGACATGCTCGAGTCGCTCACACGCACATACAATCGGGCGCGCCAGGCCCAGATCACGCAGGAGATCGCGGAGATCGTGGGTGGCGCCGCCGCTCTCGAATAG
- the atpD gene encoding F0F1 ATP synthase subunit beta produces MANVGKVVQVIGPVLDVEFDPENLPEIYNALKLEGTTESGHVIDLVAEVQQHIGRGQVRAVAMSSTDGVLRGMDVIDTGQAITVPVGEAALGRILNVLGEPVDEMGPVGGGEKLERWPIHREAPRFDQLEPKTEIFETGIKVIDLLAPYVKGGKTGLFGGAGVGKTVIIQELINNIAMEHGGRSVFCGVGERTREGNDLWQEMTESGVIKQTSLVFGQMNEPPGARLRVGLAGLTIAEYFRDVEKQDVLLFIDNIFRFTQAGSEVSALLGRMPSAVGYQPTLGTEMGELQERITSTREGSITSVQAIYVPADDLTDPAPATAFTHLDATTVLSRSISEKGIYPAVDPLDSTSRILDPNFIGERHYRVARETQRILQRYKELQDIIAILGMDELSEEDKVLVGRARRIERFLSQPFHVAEQFTGLPGRYVKLEETIESFERVAAGEFDHLPEQAFYMKGGIQEVIADAERLAAS; encoded by the coding sequence ATGGCGAACGTCGGAAAGGTCGTCCAGGTCATCGGACCGGTGCTCGATGTGGAGTTCGATCCGGAGAACCTGCCGGAGATCTACAACGCGCTGAAGCTCGAGGGCACGACCGAGAGCGGCCATGTCATCGACCTCGTGGCCGAGGTGCAGCAGCACATCGGTCGAGGCCAGGTGCGGGCCGTGGCCATGTCGTCCACGGACGGCGTGCTGCGCGGCATGGACGTGATCGACACGGGTCAGGCCATCACCGTCCCCGTCGGCGAGGCCGCGCTGGGCCGCATCCTCAACGTGCTCGGTGAGCCCGTGGACGAGATGGGGCCGGTCGGCGGCGGCGAGAAGCTGGAGCGGTGGCCCATCCACCGGGAGGCTCCGCGCTTCGACCAGCTCGAGCCCAAGACGGAGATCTTCGAGACCGGCATCAAGGTGATCGACCTGCTGGCGCCCTACGTGAAGGGCGGAAAGACCGGCCTGTTCGGCGGCGCCGGCGTGGGGAAGACGGTCATCATCCAGGAGCTCATCAACAACATCGCGATGGAGCACGGTGGACGTTCCGTGTTCTGCGGCGTGGGTGAGCGCACGCGCGAGGGGAACGACCTCTGGCAGGAGATGACCGAGTCCGGCGTCATCAAGCAGACGTCGCTCGTGTTCGGTCAGATGAACGAGCCTCCGGGAGCCCGTCTGCGCGTGGGCCTCGCCGGGCTGACGATCGCGGAGTACTTCCGCGACGTGGAGAAGCAGGACGTGCTGCTCTTCATCGACAACATCTTCCGCTTCACCCAGGCGGGCTCCGAAGTCTCCGCCCTCCTGGGACGGATGCCGTCGGCGGTGGGCTACCAGCCCACCCTGGGCACGGAGATGGGCGAGCTCCAGGAGCGCATCACGTCCACGCGGGAAGGATCGATCACGTCGGTGCAGGCCATCTATGTGCCGGCCGACGACCTGACCGACCCGGCGCCCGCCACCGCCTTCACGCACCTGGACGCGACGACGGTGCTGTCGCGTTCGATCTCCGAGAAGGGCATCTACCCCGCGGTCGACCCGCTCGACTCCACCTCCCGGATCCTCGACCCGAACTTCATCGGCGAGCGGCATTACCGGGTCGCGCGGGAGACGCAGCGGATCCTGCAGCGCTACAAGGAGCTCCAGGACATCATCGCCATCCTGGGCATGGACGAGCTGTCCGAGGAGGACAAGGTGCTGGTGGGCCGGGCCCGCCGCATCGAGCGCTTCCTGTCGCAGCCCTTCCACGTGGCCGAGCAGTTCACGGGCCTCCCGGGTCGCTACGTCAAGCTGGAGGAGACCATCGAGTCCTTCGAGCGCGTGGCGGCGGGCGAGTTCGATCATCTCCCGGAGCAGGCCTTCTACATGAAGGGTGGCATCCAGGAAGTGATCGCCGACGCCGAGCGCCTGGCGGCGAGCTGA
- the atpC gene encoding ATP synthase F1 subunit epsilon, protein MADLMLRVRVVSPEQIVFEGDASSLVAPAWDGRVGILPRHAPMIAALGEGQLAIDLPGGGSRQFHIAGGLIRVQENDVIVLTDHASEGAVPVPA, encoded by the coding sequence ATGGCCGACCTCATGCTCCGCGTCCGGGTCGTCTCGCCCGAGCAGATCGTCTTCGAAGGCGACGCTTCCTCTCTGGTGGCGCCGGCGTGGGACGGACGGGTGGGCATCCTGCCGCGGCACGCGCCCATGATCGCGGCGTTGGGCGAAGGACAGCTGGCCATCGACCTCCCCGGCGGAGGGAGCCGGCAGTTCCACATCGCCGGCGGCCTGATCCGGGTACAGGAGAACGACGTGATCGTGTTGACCGATCACGCGTCGGAAGGAGCCGTCCCGGTCCCGGCCTAG